From a single Stomoxys calcitrans chromosome 4, idStoCalc2.1, whole genome shotgun sequence genomic region:
- the LOC106087546 gene encoding monoacylglycerol/Diacylglycerol O-acyltransferase translates to MDFMQNITKGLQEFLSSYIDLDYSLWVYRLLTPLIATFLLPLVFVALIYISFLVLFIYKLHREVILRSVRTDRKFWEVGRKIVAAIWDAHARIYHGYEVIGMENIPPEGAGLIVYYHGAIPIDMYYLNSRMLLQKDRLIYTIGDRFLFKLPGWGTISEAFHISPGTVQSCVNILKDGNLLAISPGGVYEAQFGDNYYELLWRNRVGFAKVALEAQAPIIPCFTQNLREGFRQVGIFRKFFMKLYNTIRIPVYPIYGGFPVKFRTYLGKPIEYDASLTPEQLQVKVAQALEVLINKHQRLPGSILHALMDRFPPFRSKND, encoded by the exons ATggacttcatgcaaaatataaCAAAAGGTCTGCAAGAATTTCTGT CCTCTTATATCGATTTGGATTATTCGCTGTGGGTGTATCGTTTATTGACCCCTCTGATAGCAACATTCCTTTTGCCGCTTGTATTTGTGGCCCTTATCTATATATCTTTTTTGGTCTTATTCATTTACAAGTTACATAG AGAAGTGATACTCAGGTCCGTGCGAACAGATCGTAAATTTTGGGAAGTTGGCCGAAAGATCGTTGCTGCCATCTGGGATGCCCATGCTCGGATTTATCATGGCTATGAGGTTATTGGCATGGAAAATATTCCACCAGAGGGTGCTGGCCTTATTGTCTACTACCATGGAGCCATACCCATCGACATGTATTATTTGAATTCTCGTATGTTGCTACAAAAGGATCGTTTGATTTATACCATAGGTGATCGTTTTCTCTTCAAACTACCCGGCTGGGGTACCATATCGGAGGCATTTCACATTAGTCCCGGCACAGTACAGTCATGTGTTAATATTCTAAAGGATGGTAATCTTCTGGCCATATCCCCTGGCGGTGTGTACGAAGCTCAATTCGGTGATAATTATTATGAGTTGTTGTGGCGAAATCGTGTGGGTTTTGCCAAAGTGGCCTTAGAGGCGCAAGCTCCCATCATACCCTGTTTTACACAGAATCTGCGAGAGGGCTTTCGTCAAGTGGGAATTTTTCGAAAGTTTTTCATGAAACTCTATAATACAATAAGAATACCAGTGTATCCCATATATGGGGGATTCCCGGTCAAATTTCGCACTTATctgggcaaaccaatagaatATGATGCCTCCCTGACGCCGGAGCAGTTGCAAGTGAAG GTGGCTCAAGCTTTGGAGGTATTAATCAACAAACATCAACGCTTGCCCGGCAGTATATTACATGCGCTTATGGATCGTTTTCCTCCATTCAGAAGCAAAAACGATTAG
- the LOC106087614 gene encoding mannosyl-oligosaccharide glucosidase, which yields MARQRDNKGGSNSSTDKAGKQKSSKQHNENADSTKSNNSSTTTTSTTSSTTATGNKPKHTGHPKKATFEEPSSKFVLNKWKTLAGSICMAVAAYFCYQGYLETRVNTPFDNQKMVTRTGLDDAERYWGSYRPLNYFGMKTRDPHSLVMGLMWYTPSNLGHGGKGIRHWCDMGDNLDKYGWTHHDGRSFGIQEIHDLPFELKTSFVKYPSGKQFGGDWTARISVKNTTRAWDKSISLIWYVALDERTNGHIKYVSDDKSPEPGVYGETLGLGEFQLRFHPVKGRILHKSSLSTVAPSLSKLKETVFTHFRAFTDKKGQRYIGLPGEMISHNGQAPADPNFIAIQITAEVDFTLDITYQSTSGFSVGEMIPKPPTGREYTNSLQEHIAAFDKRFEETFHLKAKGFSNEEIKFAKYALSNMLGGIGYFYGASKVQSVYTKNPVPYWKSALYTAVPSRSFFPRGFLWDEGFHGLLISSWDIDIELDIISHWFDLLNIEGWIPREQILGVEALAKVPEEFVIQRNTNANPPTFLLALKKILKHHKQELSVKGRLDTLERIYPRLQAWFSWYNTTQRGDVAGTYQWRGRDATTERELNPKTLTSGLDDYPRSSHPTSKERHIDIRCWMAFAASLMAELSTILRKDDHKYYETSGFLKDNAILNEQHLSPYTETYADWGLHTDSVVLKRPQLTQKNVNRMQQQQHQQMEMVRVTLKQPDYKFVDSTFGYVNIFPFLLEILDHDSPYLGKLLKDIRDPQKLWTPYGLRSLSKLSPLYQKRNTEHDPPYWRGPIWININYLAVKALRHYGSIEGPHAALAREIYAELRENLIHNIFKEFQRTGYLWEQYDDTTGKGKGCYPFTGWSSLVVLMMSEQY from the exons ATGGCACGTCAGCGGGATAATAAGGGTGGCTCTAATAGTTCGACTGATAAAGCTGGAAAACAGAAAAGTTCTAAACAACACAACGAAAATGCAGATTCAACTAAATCTAATAATAGCAGTACAACAACTACCAGTACCACCTCCTCGACAACGGCTACCGGTAATAAACCAAAACACACAGGTCACCCCAAGAAAGCCACTTTTGAGGAGCCTTCTtccaaatttgttttgaataaaTGGAAGACATTGGCTGGAAGCATTTGTATGGCTGTGGCTGCATATTTTTGTTATCAAGGATATTTGGAGACACGTGTCAATACTCCTTTTGATAATCAGAAAATGGTTACACGCACTGGCCTCGATGATGCAGAACGCTATTGGGGTTCTTATCGTCCACTTAATTATTTTGGTATGAAAACCCGAGATCCCCATTCATTGGTAATGGGATTAATGTGGTATACCCCATCAAATCTGGGTCATGGTGGAAAGGGTATACGTCATTGGTGTGATATGGGCGATAATTTGGATAAGTATGGTTGGACCCATCACGATGGTCGTTCGTTTGGTATTCAGGAGATACATGATTTGCCCTTTGAACTGAAGACCTCCTTTGTGAAATATCCCAGCGGCAAACAGTTTGGAGGTGATTGGACAGCTAGAATTTCTGTAAAGAATACTACCAGAGCTTGGGATAAATCGATATCTTTAATATGGTACGTTGCATTGGATGAACGTACAAATGGTCATATCAAATATGTGTCAGACGATAAGAGTCCAGAACCTGGGGTGTATGGGGAAACCCTGGGTCTAGGAGAATTCCAGCTACGATTTCATCCAGTTAAAGGACgcattttgcacaagtcatCTCTTTCCACAGTGGCACCTTCATTGAGTAAGCTAAAGGAGACTGTATTTACACACTTCCGTGCTTTTACCGACAAAAAGGGACAACGTTATATTGGACTGCCGGGCGAAATGATTTCTCATAATGGCCAAGCACCGGCCGATCCAAATTTTATTGCTATACAAATAACTGCTGAAGTTGATTTTACCCTGGATATAACGTATCAATCGACGTCTGGATTTTCGGTGGGCGAAATGATTCCAAAACCTCCTACGGGTAGGGAGTACACAAATTCACTGCAGGAGCATATTGCAGCGTTTGACAAACGTTTTGAGGAAACGttccatttgaaagccaaagGTTTTTCCAATGAGGAGATTAAATTTGCCAAATACGCTTTGAGTAACATGTTGGGCGGCATTGGTTACTTCTATGGAGCTAGCAAG GTGCAATCTGTTTATACCAAAAATCCTGTTCCATACTGGAAATCCGCTCTGTACACGGCAGTGCCTTCACGCTCCTTCTTTCCACGTGGCTTTTTGTGGGATGAAGGTTTTCATGGGCTGCTCATATCGTCCTGGGACATTGATATTGAATTGGATATTATTAGTCATTGGTTTGACTTGCTTAATATTGAAGGTTGGATACCCCGTGAACAAATACTTGGTGTTGAAGCTTTAGCCAAGGTTCCcgaagaatttgttatacaacgCAACACCAATGCGAATCCACCAACTTTCCTGCTggctttaaagaaaatattaaaacaccaTAAGCAAGAGTTATCGGTTAAAGGAAGATTGGACACATTGGAACGAATATATCCACGTCTACAGGCCTGGTTTTCGTGGTACAACACCACACAGCGTGGTGACGTGGCAGGTACTTATCAATGGCGTGGTCGTGATGCCACCACAGAAAGAGAATTGAATCCAAAAACTCTTACTTCTGGCCTAGATGATTATCCCAGGAGTTCACATCCTACCAGCAAAGAGCGTCACATAGATATTAGATGTTGGATGGCGTTTGCCGCAAGTCTTATGGCGGAACTTTCAACTATACTGAGGAAGGATGACCACAAATACTATGAAACTTCAGGATTTTTGAAAGACAATGCGATATTGAATGAACAACATTTGAGTCCCTACACGGAAACCTATGCCGATTGGGGTCTGCACACCGACTCTGTGGTATTAAAACGTCCGCAGTTGACGCAAAAGAATGTCAACCGtatgcaacaacagcaacaccaacaaATGGAAATGGTTAGAGTGACTCTCAAACAGCCCGATTACAAGTTTGTCGACTCTACTTTTGGTTATGTCAATATATTTCCCTTTCTTTTGGAAATTCTCGATCATGACTCGCCCTATTTGGGTAAACTCCTGAAGGATATTCGAGATCCTCAAAAGCTATGGACTCCCTACGGATTACGCTCTCTTTCCAAGTTGTCGCCTTTGTATCAAAAACGCAATACGGAACATGATCCTCCATATTGGAGAGGGCCCATTTGGATTAACATTAATTATTTGGCAGTAAAAGCTTTGCGCCACTACGGCAGCATTGAGGGTCCCCATGCCGCCTTAGCCCGCGAAATCTATGCAGAATTGAGGGAAAATTTAATACACAACATATTCAAGGAGTTCCAACGAACAGGATACTTGTGGGAACAGTACGATGATACCACAGGTAAAGGTAAAGGCTGCTACCCCTTTACTGGTTGGAGTTCCTTGGTTGTGCTTATGATGTCAGAGCAATACTAG